The Methylomonas montana genome has a window encoding:
- a CDS encoding bifunctional molybdopterin-guanine dinucleotide biosynthesis adaptor protein MobB/molybdopterin molybdotransferase MoeA produces MSDRRPPVLGFAAPSGTGKTSLLTKLIPILKDQGLRIGIIKHSHHDFEIDQPSKDSYRLRKAGASPVMLVSPYRCALISELPADREINLADQLAAFPYDELDLILVEGFRHEIFPKIELHRPSLGKPLLYPDDHAIIAIASDQALSTPAALPCLDLNNPHAIADFILHTFLSSHLVTDICYPKKTALLSVEQALTEIRQAIAPIAEPEIIDLPQALGRILAQNVQSPIDIPPQRNAAMDGYAFASADINTLQAFDLQVVGTAWAGQPYLQPVASGQCVRIFTGAVVPDFADSVIAQEQVIVNGDMVTFPKDCPPYKNIRAAGSDVERHQILVAAPKKLNACDLSLLAAAGIAKISVKRKIKIGFFSTGDELTAIGEPLAYGQIYDSNRYLLAALLSDSNHIVNDLGLVGDDRQQLEQILLTASRQHDVLLSSGGASVGDADFVGETLEKCGQVNFWKLAIKPGKPLAFGKINDCWFFGLPGNPVAVLVTYHKFVKPGLAQLAGCPHADALQLQARCDSPLRKSPGRQEYQRGILSQSADGELVVKLAGQQDSHQLKVASIANCFIVLDADCAGVSPGESVTVEPFDILI; encoded by the coding sequence ATGTCTGATCGCCGCCCTCCCGTTCTGGGCTTTGCCGCCCCCAGCGGCACTGGCAAAACCAGCCTACTGACTAAACTTATCCCCATACTTAAAGATCAAGGTCTGAGAATCGGCATCATCAAACACAGTCATCACGATTTTGAAATAGACCAACCGAGCAAAGACAGTTACCGTTTACGCAAGGCCGGCGCCTCACCGGTAATGCTGGTCTCGCCCTACCGGTGCGCGCTGATCAGCGAATTGCCTGCGGACCGGGAAATCAATCTAGCAGACCAACTCGCCGCATTTCCGTATGACGAGCTGGATTTGATATTGGTGGAAGGCTTCAGACATGAAATATTCCCAAAGATAGAACTGCATAGACCCAGCTTGGGCAAACCCTTACTCTATCCGGACGACCATGCGATTATTGCCATAGCCAGCGATCAAGCGCTGTCGACACCCGCCGCTTTGCCTTGCCTGGATTTAAACAATCCGCATGCCATCGCCGACTTCATCCTTCATACATTTTTGAGCAGCCATCTCGTGACTGATATCTGTTATCCCAAGAAAACCGCTTTGTTAAGCGTCGAGCAAGCCTTGACCGAAATTCGCCAGGCCATAGCCCCAATCGCCGAACCGGAAATAATCGACTTGCCGCAAGCGCTGGGCCGGATACTGGCACAAAACGTCCAATCACCTATCGACATACCACCGCAACGCAACGCGGCCATGGATGGCTACGCATTTGCCTCGGCCGACATAAACACGCTACAAGCCTTTGATCTGCAAGTGGTCGGCACTGCCTGGGCCGGTCAACCTTATCTGCAACCGGTTGCGTCCGGCCAATGCGTGCGCATATTTACCGGCGCCGTCGTCCCCGACTTCGCCGACAGCGTCATCGCTCAAGAACAAGTTATCGTTAACGGCGATATGGTCACGTTCCCAAAAGACTGCCCGCCATACAAAAACATTCGCGCCGCCGGTAGTGATGTCGAACGCCATCAGATATTGGTCGCCGCCCCCAAAAAACTCAACGCTTGCGATCTCAGCCTGCTAGCGGCGGCCGGTATCGCAAAAATCAGCGTGAAAAGAAAGATAAAAATCGGTTTTTTTTCAACCGGCGACGAATTGACTGCGATTGGAGAACCGTTAGCTTACGGCCAAATCTACGACAGCAACCGTTATCTGCTAGCCGCGTTACTAAGCGATTCGAATCACATCGTCAACGACCTGGGCCTTGTCGGTGACGACCGACAGCAACTGGAGCAAATCTTATTAACAGCCTCCCGGCAGCACGACGTACTGCTATCCAGCGGCGGCGCTTCGGTGGGCGATGCGGATTTTGTCGGCGAGACTCTGGAAAAATGCGGACAGGTCAATTTTTGGAAGCTAGCCATCAAACCGGGTAAACCGTTGGCCTTCGGCAAAATTAACGATTGTTGGTTTTTCGGCCTACCCGGTAACCCGGTAGCGGTATTAGTGACCTACCACAAATTCGTCAAACCGGGGCTTGCCCAGTTGGCCGGTTGCCCACATGCCGATGCCTTGCAATTGCAAGCTCGTTGCGACAGCCCGCTTAGAAAGTCGCCGGGGCGCCAAGAATATCAGCGCGGCATCCTCAGCCAATCCGCCGACGGCGAGTTGGTGGTCAAACTGGCCGGCCAACAAGACTCGCACCAACTCAAGGTCGCCAGCATCGCCAACTGTTTTATTGTTTTGGACGCCGATTGTGCAGGCGTCTCGCCCGGAGAGAGCGTGACGGTAGAACCTTTCGATATTTTGATCTAA
- a CDS encoding rhodanese-like domain-containing protein — protein sequence MPISQYTPQQLQQHIQDAPSVFLLDVREPHEFAYAQIAGSVLIPLQQLPSRIGEVPADQDVVVICHHGMRSQQACHFLQHSGFQRLFNLKGGIDAWSALCDSSVPRY from the coding sequence ATGCCAATAAGCCAATATACACCGCAACAATTACAGCAACACATACAGGACGCTCCGTCAGTGTTTTTGCTGGACGTCAGAGAGCCTCATGAATTTGCTTATGCGCAAATCGCCGGCAGTGTATTAATTCCGTTGCAACAACTGCCGTCGCGCATCGGCGAAGTGCCTGCCGATCAAGATGTGGTGGTGATTTGTCACCACGGCATGCGCAGCCAGCAGGCCTGCCATTTTTTGCAACATTCCGGGTTTCAACGGTTGTTCAATCTGAAAGGCGGCATCGATGCTTGGTCCGCGCTGTGCGATTCTTCCGTTCCACGCTATTAA
- a CDS encoding pyridoxal phosphate-dependent aminotransferase, which yields MKQHVAERMRGISSFYVMELLQRAKQLEQQGRDIIHMEIGEPDFATPQAVLEAGQAFMQGGEVKYTAAAGLPELRRSIADYYQTQYGVKLDPKRVFITPGASGAFLLAFGISLNPGEQILMADPCYPCNDNFVQLFDGITRFIDVEADSAYQLNAELIRQHWQPASKGVLIASPSNPTGTVIGNDGLRDAVRQTQALGGCFYSDEIYHGLVYGESVSSALEYSDDVFVINSFSKFFGMTGWRIGWLVVPEDFIDAVEKLAQNIFISTPTHSQYAALASFSPENMAELRRRRDEFEKRRDFLYENLLKLGFKIACKPQGAFYIYADCSAFTQDSFEFAKQLLEQEGVAVTPGKDFGRYRANQHIRFAYTASIDRMAAALKRLERFICQ from the coding sequence ATGAAACAACACGTCGCCGAGCGGATGCGCGGCATCAGCTCATTTTATGTGATGGAATTATTACAACGCGCAAAGCAACTTGAGCAGCAAGGTCGCGACATCATTCACATGGAAATCGGCGAGCCGGATTTTGCCACCCCGCAAGCAGTATTGGAGGCCGGTCAGGCTTTTATGCAGGGCGGCGAAGTGAAATATACCGCTGCAGCCGGATTGCCGGAATTGCGGCGCAGCATTGCCGATTATTACCAAACGCAATACGGCGTTAAGCTGGACCCGAAACGGGTATTTATCACGCCCGGCGCTTCAGGCGCGTTTTTGCTGGCGTTTGGCATCAGCCTGAATCCGGGCGAGCAAATCTTGATGGCCGATCCCTGCTATCCGTGCAACGATAACTTCGTACAGCTGTTCGACGGCATAACCCGTTTTATCGATGTCGAGGCAGACAGTGCGTACCAATTGAATGCCGAGCTGATTCGGCAGCACTGGCAGCCGGCTAGTAAAGGCGTATTGATCGCATCGCCCTCCAATCCCACTGGCACGGTGATCGGCAATGATGGGTTGCGCGATGCGGTTCGGCAGACGCAAGCGCTGGGGGGCTGTTTTTACTCCGATGAGATTTATCACGGCTTGGTTTACGGCGAGTCGGTGAGCAGCGCGCTGGAATACAGCGACGATGTATTCGTGATCAACAGTTTTTCGAAATTTTTTGGCATGACCGGTTGGCGCATCGGTTGGCTAGTGGTGCCGGAAGATTTTATCGATGCGGTCGAAAAATTGGCGCAAAACATTTTTATTTCTACGCCGACCCATTCCCAATATGCCGCGCTGGCGTCGTTCAGCCCGGAAAACATGGCCGAGTTGCGTAGACGCCGCGACGAGTTTGAAAAACGCCGGGATTTTTTATACGAGAACCTGTTGAAGTTGGGTTTTAAAATTGCCTGCAAACCGCAGGGCGCGTTTTATATTTACGCCGACTGTAGTGCTTTTACTCAGGACAGTTTCGAGTTTGCTAAACAATTGCTGGAACAAGAAGGGGTGGCGGTAACGCCGGGTAAGGACTTTGGCCGGTATCGTGCCAACCAACATATTCGATTTGCATATACCGCCTCAATCGATAGAATGGCCGCCGCGCTAAAAAGACTGGAAAGATTTATATGCCAATAA
- the rpoS gene encoding RNA polymerase sigma factor RpoS, whose product MMEEAIGVIKDMDIPDFISFEDVDEEVVEIDPQETFKLTDIESSESQNESAFDATRAYLNELSKSQLLTADEEKIYGKRTQQGDPKARKIMIESNLRLVVKISRRYLNRGLPLLDLIEEGNLGLIRAVEKFDPDRGFRFSTYATWWIRQTIERAIMNQTRTIRLPIHIVKEMNIYLKAQRNLAQQLDHEPTVDEIAKHLDKPVKTVSKMLKLNERVTSVDVSFGKDFDKPLLDTISEEESRNPAEILQDDIIQNNVTYWVYQLAEKQREVICRRYGLCGFENATLEQVALELGVTRERVRQIQMDGLKRLKEILESSGYSFESIFS is encoded by the coding sequence ATGATGGAAGAAGCGATAGGTGTAATAAAAGACATGGATATTCCAGATTTCATTTCTTTTGAAGATGTGGACGAAGAAGTGGTTGAAATCGATCCGCAAGAAACGTTTAAACTCACAGACATTGAAAGTAGTGAATCACAGAATGAAAGTGCTTTCGACGCCACTCGTGCTTATCTGAACGAACTCAGTAAATCGCAGTTATTAACGGCTGATGAAGAAAAAATTTACGGCAAGCGCACTCAACAAGGCGATCCTAAAGCCCGCAAAATCATGATCGAAAGTAATTTGCGCTTGGTGGTCAAAATATCAAGGCGTTACCTCAATCGTGGTTTACCGTTGCTTGATTTGATTGAAGAAGGCAACTTAGGGCTGATCAGAGCCGTCGAGAAATTCGATCCGGACCGTGGTTTTAGATTTTCAACCTATGCAACCTGGTGGATCAGACAAACCATAGAAAGAGCAATCATGAATCAGACGCGGACCATACGCTTGCCGATTCATATCGTTAAGGAAATGAATATATACCTCAAAGCCCAAAGAAATTTGGCGCAGCAACTCGATCACGAGCCTACGGTCGACGAGATTGCCAAGCATCTCGACAAACCGGTCAAGACAGTCAGTAAAATGCTGAAACTCAACGAACGGGTCACTTCGGTAGATGTTTCATTCGGTAAGGACTTCGATAAACCGTTACTCGATACTATTTCGGAAGAAGAAAGTCGTAATCCCGCCGAAATTCTGCAAGATGACATTATTCAAAATAATGTCACATACTGGGTGTATCAACTCGCTGAAAAACAACGTGAAGTGATTTGCCGCCGATACGGATTATGCGGATTTGAAAATGCGACGCTCGAGCAGGTGGCGCTTGAGTTGGGTGTTACTCGCGAACGAGTCAGACAAATTCAAATGGACGGATTGAAACGACTAAAAGAAATTCTGGAAAGTAGCGGTTATTCGTTCGAATCTATTTTTAGCTGA
- the acs gene encoding acetate--CoA ligase, producing MSDQKIYPVNPIIAGNAHIDADTYQRLYRQSIDDPETFWSEQATRFLDWHQPWQQLMQYDYPKGEIHWFKGGKLNVTVNCLDRHLEKRGEQVAIIWEGDDPAHQKTLTYRELHHQVCQFANVLKANGVEKGDRVCIYLPMIAEAAVVILACARIGAVHSIVFGGFSADALRDRIIDADCRLLICADESYRGGKLVHSKLNADKAVKQCPNLTTLIVIKHTGHEIPWTEGRDICYHEAMQTASADCEPVMVDAEDPLFILYTSGSTGQPKGVLHTTGGYLLYAAMTHKYIFDYQEGDIYWCTADIGWITGHSYVLYGPLCNGATSLMFEGVPTHPHPDRFWQVIDKHQVNIFYTAPTAIRALMAQGDEFVTRTKRSSLRILGSVGEPINPEAWEWYYQVVGSKRCPLVDTWWQTETGGILITPLPGATALKPGSATLPFFGIKPALLDQDGNVLEGEAEGILVLTYPWPGQARTIYGDHQRFVDTYFSKFPGYYLAGDGARRDKDGYYWITGRIDDVLNVCGHRLGTAEIESALVLHDLVAEAAVVGFPHPIKGQGIYAYVTLNVGIEGNSSLKGELKDLVREEISAIALPDLIQWAPGLPKTRSGKIMRRILRKIAANEFHDLGDTSTLADPSVVEQLIANRLKLP from the coding sequence ATGTCAGATCAAAAAATCTATCCGGTCAACCCGATCATCGCCGGTAACGCGCATATTGACGCCGATACTTATCAACGCCTCTACCGGCAGTCGATAGACGATCCGGAGACTTTTTGGTCCGAACAGGCGACGCGGTTTTTAGACTGGCATCAGCCCTGGCAGCAGCTGATGCAATACGATTATCCAAAAGGCGAAATCCACTGGTTTAAGGGTGGCAAACTCAACGTCACCGTCAATTGTCTGGATCGTCACCTCGAAAAACGCGGCGAGCAGGTGGCCATCATCTGGGAAGGCGACGATCCGGCCCATCAGAAAACGCTGACCTATCGGGAACTGCATCACCAAGTCTGCCAATTTGCCAATGTGTTAAAAGCCAACGGCGTGGAGAAAGGCGATAGAGTCTGCATCTATCTACCGATGATCGCCGAAGCCGCCGTGGTGATCCTGGCTTGCGCCCGGATCGGCGCGGTGCATTCCATTGTGTTCGGCGGATTCTCGGCGGATGCATTGCGCGACCGGATTATCGACGCCGATTGCCGGCTGTTGATCTGCGCCGACGAAAGTTATCGCGGCGGCAAGCTGGTTCATTCCAAGCTGAATGCCGACAAAGCCGTCAAGCAATGCCCCAATTTAACGACCCTCATCGTCATCAAGCACACCGGCCACGAAATCCCGTGGACTGAAGGTCGCGACATTTGCTATCACGAAGCCATGCAAACCGCGTCGGCCGACTGCGAACCGGTGATGGTTGACGCCGAAGATCCGCTGTTCATCCTGTATACCTCCGGCTCCACCGGCCAACCGAAAGGCGTGCTGCATACCACAGGCGGTTATTTGCTGTATGCGGCGATGACGCATAAATATATCTTCGATTATCAAGAGGGCGATATTTACTGGTGCACCGCCGACATCGGCTGGATTACCGGCCATTCCTACGTGCTGTACGGACCGTTATGCAACGGTGCCACCAGTTTGATGTTCGAGGGCGTACCGACTCATCCGCACCCCGATCGTTTCTGGCAAGTCATCGACAAACATCAGGTCAATATTTTTTACACCGCGCCGACCGCGATTCGCGCACTGATGGCACAGGGCGACGAATTCGTTACCCGCACCAAACGCAGCTCTTTACGCATCCTGGGTAGCGTTGGCGAGCCGATTAACCCTGAGGCCTGGGAATGGTACTACCAAGTAGTCGGCAGCAAACGTTGCCCACTGGTGGACACCTGGTGGCAAACCGAAACCGGCGGCATTCTGATCACGCCCCTGCCCGGCGCCACCGCGTTAAAACCCGGCTCGGCGACACTGCCGTTCTTTGGCATCAAACCCGCTCTACTCGATCAGGATGGCAATGTCCTGGAAGGCGAAGCGGAAGGCATTTTAGTGCTGACCTATCCCTGGCCCGGCCAGGCCCGCACTATTTATGGCGACCATCAACGTTTCGTCGATACTTACTTCAGCAAATTCCCCGGCTATTACTTAGCCGGCGACGGCGCCCGCCGCGACAAAGACGGTTATTACTGGATTACCGGTCGGATCGACGATGTACTGAACGTTTGCGGCCATCGTTTGGGCACCGCCGAAATCGAAAGCGCGCTGGTGCTGCACGATCTGGTGGCCGAAGCCGCCGTGGTCGGTTTCCCACATCCGATCAAGGGCCAGGGGATTTACGCTTATGTGACCTTAAACGTCGGCATCGAGGGCAACAGTAGTCTGAAAGGCGAATTAAAAGACTTGGTCAGAGAAGAAATCAGCGCTATCGCGCTGCCCGATCTGATTCAGTGGGCGCCCGGCTTGCCGAAGACTCGTTCCGGCAAAATCATGCGCCGCATCCTGCGCAAAATCGCCGCCAACGAATTCCACGATCTCGGGGATACTTCGACGCTTGCCGATCCATCGGTAGTTGAGCAATTAATCGCCAATCGCTTGAAACTACCTTAA
- the dksA gene encoding RNA polymerase-binding protein DksA, translating into MNNSNPAASEFTFKPYEEKEGEEYMNEAQLSHFSAILNKWKSELMMEVDRTVHHMQDEAANFPDPNDRATQESEFSLELRTRDRERKLIKKIDESLKEIESGNYGFCETCGIEIGIRRLEARPTATLCIDCKTLDEIREKQLG; encoded by the coding sequence ATGAACAATTCTAACCCTGCCGCATCGGAATTTACTTTTAAGCCTTATGAAGAAAAAGAAGGCGAAGAGTACATGAACGAGGCGCAGTTGAGCCATTTTTCCGCCATTTTAAACAAATGGAAATCCGAGTTAATGATGGAAGTGGATCGTACCGTCCACCACATGCAGGACGAAGCGGCCAACTTTCCGGATCCCAACGATCGGGCTACGCAGGAATCGGAGTTCAGTCTGGAACTGCGTACTCGCGATCGCGAACGCAAATTGATTAAAAAAATCGACGAGTCCTTAAAGGAAATCGAGTCCGGCAACTACGGTTTTTGCGAAACTTGCGGCATCGAGATCGGCATCCGTCGTCTGGAAGCGCGCCCGACCGCGACCCTGTGCATCGATTGCAAAACACTCGATGAAATCAGGGAAAAACAATTGGGTTAA
- the gluQRS gene encoding tRNA glutamyl-Q(34) synthetase GluQRS, with protein MGRFAPSPTGPLHLGSLYTALASYLDARHHQGLWLLRIDDLDTPRNMPGATDKILDCLQRFGLHWDGEVDYQSRHLDEYEKAVAVLQNEQQLYPCTCSRRLLANAPLIYPGYCRDKHPATNSPHALRVKTADAPVAFVDALQGEISENLATQHGDFIVKRKDGIFAYQMAVVVDDYRQGITHVVRGYDLLDSTPKQLYLQSLLSHPSPSYMHIPLIVDRDGNKLSKQTRAEAVNTALAGPTLFLLLTLLEQNPPLDLRLAPIDSILEWAIAHWQVERLAKIQTVSDLKHH; from the coding sequence ATCGGCCGGTTCGCGCCTTCGCCTACCGGCCCGCTTCATCTCGGCTCCCTATACACGGCGCTGGCCAGTTATTTGGATGCCCGTCATCATCAAGGGCTTTGGTTGCTGCGTATCGACGATCTCGATACACCGCGCAATATGCCTGGGGCAACTGACAAAATCTTAGATTGCTTGCAAAGATTCGGGCTGCATTGGGACGGCGAGGTAGATTACCAAAGCCGGCATCTTGACGAATATGAAAAAGCCGTCGCGGTATTACAAAATGAGCAGCAGCTTTATCCGTGCACTTGCAGCCGTCGTTTGCTGGCCAATGCGCCGCTGATCTATCCGGGCTACTGCCGCGATAAACATCCTGCGACCAATAGTCCGCACGCCTTACGCGTCAAAACGGCCGATGCGCCAGTCGCTTTTGTCGATGCCTTGCAAGGTGAAATCAGTGAAAACCTGGCGACGCAACATGGCGATTTCATCGTCAAGCGGAAGGACGGCATCTTTGCCTACCAAATGGCGGTAGTCGTCGACGATTATCGGCAAGGCATTACCCATGTGGTACGCGGATACGACTTGCTGGATTCGACGCCTAAGCAATTGTATTTGCAAAGTCTATTGAGTCATCCGTCGCCAAGTTATATGCATATACCGCTGATTGTCGACCGAGACGGCAATAAGCTCAGCAAACAAACCCGCGCCGAAGCGGTAAATACCGCACTAGCCGGACCAACCTTGTTTCTGCTGCTAACCTTACTCGAACAAAATCCGCCGCTCGATTTGCGGCTGGCCCCTATCGACAGTATTCTGGAATGGGCTATAGCGCATTGGCAAGTCGAGCGATTGGCAAAAATCCAAACCGTTTCAGACCTAAAACATCACTAA
- a CDS encoding DUF3581 domain-containing protein, with translation MFLKEFYDLQGGGIAISAAQASMFAKEVAHDFNPLHDEDAKRFCVPGDLLFSLVLDKYGLSRNMHFIFSGMVGHGVLLNFPDSDAERIDVTDNQGKTYLQIERSGEVIRDPALIEALIRDYVAFSGQNFPYVLVPLLAKEQVMFNIDRPLVIYESMTLSLNRMDFHEPRLEMLEPKMEVNGKRATAYLYFQIKCGEEVVGSGFKKLAVSGLREYEAEPMQAFVDEYLARKHGYLGDLALAAAS, from the coding sequence ATGTTTTTAAAAGAGTTTTATGATCTTCAAGGTGGCGGCATCGCTATTAGCGCCGCACAGGCCAGCATGTTTGCCAAGGAAGTGGCGCACGATTTCAATCCCTTGCACGACGAAGACGCCAAACGCTTTTGCGTGCCCGGCGATCTGTTGTTTTCCTTGGTACTGGATAAATATGGGCTGAGCCGGAACATGCATTTCATCTTTTCCGGGATGGTTGGGCACGGCGTGTTGTTGAATTTCCCGGATAGCGACGCCGAACGGATCGATGTGACCGATAACCAAGGCAAAACCTATCTGCAAATTGAGCGCTCTGGTGAGGTGATTCGCGATCCGGCTCTGATCGAGGCCTTGATTCGCGATTACGTGGCGTTTTCCGGGCAAAACTTTCCCTATGTATTGGTGCCCTTATTGGCCAAGGAACAAGTGATGTTCAACATCGACCGGCCGCTGGTGATATACGAAAGCATGACCTTGAGTCTGAATCGGATGGATTTTCACGAGCCGCGCTTGGAAATGCTGGAACCGAAAATGGAAGTGAACGGCAAACGCGCGACCGCTTATCTCTATTTTCAAATCAAATGCGGCGAGGAAGTGGTTGGTTCCGGATTTAAAAAATTGGCTGTGAGCGGCCTGCGCGAATACGAGGCTGAGCCGATGCAAGCCTTCGTCGACGAGTATTTGGCCAGAAAACATGGTTATTTGGGCGATTTAGCGCTCGCGGCAGCGAGCTGA
- a CDS encoding DMT family transporter, producing the protein MKTRLALAYISVVLVWTTTPLAIKWSSNGVSFVFGATARMTTGLVCLLLLLLLIRRPLPWHRAALLTYLAVAVQLYGSMLVTYWSAQFVPSGWISVIFGLSPFMTAFMAAAYLKERSLGWGKLIAYSLGVGGLVVMFSSALELDELALQGVIGVLVATFIHAASAVWVKQIQAGLSALQLVTGGLLVAVPLYFCTWYWLDDGALPTNIPPQTLYSIIYLGVIATTLGFALYYFVLNNMQATNVAMMNLMTPVMSLLLGYSVNHEPLTVKTILGTALIMCALLIYEIVNRRQQRNGVNRRHSVV; encoded by the coding sequence GTGAAAACTCGGCTGGCTTTAGCCTATATCAGCGTAGTACTGGTCTGGACCACCACGCCGTTGGCGATCAAATGGAGCAGCAACGGCGTCAGTTTCGTGTTCGGCGCAACGGCGCGGATGACCACGGGCTTGGTTTGTCTGCTGTTGCTATTGCTGCTGATACGCCGGCCACTGCCCTGGCATCGCGCCGCGTTGTTAACCTACTTGGCGGTTGCAGTGCAGCTCTATGGCAGTATGCTGGTCACTTATTGGTCGGCACAGTTCGTACCTTCCGGCTGGATTTCGGTGATTTTCGGCTTAAGCCCTTTCATGACAGCCTTCATGGCGGCAGCCTATTTGAAAGAACGCAGCCTGGGTTGGGGTAAATTAATCGCCTACAGCTTGGGCGTTGGCGGATTAGTCGTGATGTTCAGCTCGGCTTTGGAATTGGACGAGCTGGCTTTACAAGGCGTGATAGGCGTGCTGGTCGCCACCTTTATCCACGCGGCCAGCGCGGTGTGGGTCAAACAGATTCAGGCTGGCCTATCGGCCCTGCAGTTAGTAACCGGTGGATTGTTGGTAGCGGTGCCCTTGTATTTCTGCACCTGGTATTGGCTGGACGACGGCGCGTTACCGACCAATATTCCGCCGCAAACTTTGTATTCGATCATCTACCTGGGCGTGATTGCCACGACGCTAGGCTTTGCTTTGTATTATTTCGTATTGAACAATATGCAAGCGACCAATGTGGCCATGATGAATCTGATGACACCGGTAATGTCCTTGTTGCTGGGCTATAGCGTCAACCATGAACCGTTGACGGTAAAAACCATATTAGGCACTGCGCTGATTATGTGCGCGTTGTTGATTTACGAGATCGTCAATCGCCGGCAACAACGGAATGGCGTTAATCGTCGCCATTCCGTTGTCTAG
- a CDS encoding DnaJ domain-containing protein, giving the protein MIRIGILLVVILAILAVRWFLKTPRETSGKQLKQIVWIAAALFLAILLLTGKLSALIALLGVLLAFIVRSMPIILNYGPQLHRIWLKFNASKQQEQGKSSGAVRTAGMTKAQALEVLGLKAGASDEEIIQAHRKLISRVHPDRGGSDYLAAQINQAKKVLLKR; this is encoded by the coding sequence GTGATACGCATAGGCATACTATTGGTTGTGATATTGGCGATTTTGGCCGTGCGGTGGTTTTTGAAAACGCCGCGGGAGACATCGGGCAAACAACTTAAACAAATAGTCTGGATTGCGGCAGCACTATTTCTGGCGATTTTGTTGCTCACCGGTAAATTGAGTGCGCTAATCGCATTGCTGGGTGTGTTGTTGGCGTTCATCGTGCGCTCCATGCCGATAATATTGAATTATGGGCCGCAGTTACATCGTATTTGGTTGAAATTTAATGCCTCAAAACAACAGGAGCAAGGCAAATCGAGCGGCGCGGTTCGAACCGCCGGGATGACAAAAGCCCAGGCGTTGGAAGTTTTGGGGCTTAAAGCGGGCGCATCGGACGAAGAGATTATCCAAGCCCACCGTAAACTGATTTCGCGAGTTCATCCCGATCGGGGTGGTTCCGATTATTTGGCTGCGCAAATTAATCAGGCTAAAAAAGTCTTACTAAAGCGTTGA